The Falco cherrug isolate bFalChe1 chromosome 20, bFalChe1.pri, whole genome shotgun sequence genomic sequence NNNNNNNNNNNNNNNNNNNNNNNNNNNNNNNNNNNNNNNNNNNNNNNNNNNNNNNNNNNNNNNNNNNNNNNNNNNNNNNNNNNNNNNNNNNNNNNNNNNNNNNNNNNNNNNNNNNNNNNNNNNNNNNNNNNNNNNNNNNNNNNNNNNNNNNNNNNNNNNNNNNNNNNNNNNNNNNNNNNNNNNNNNNNNNNNNNNNNNNNNNNNNNNNNNNNNNNNNNNNNNNNNNNNNNNNNNNNNNNNNNNNNNNNNNNNNNNNNNNNNNNNNNNNNNNNNNNNNNNNNNNNNNNNNNNNNNNNNNNNNNNNNNNNNNNNNNNNNNNNNNNNNNNNNNNNNNNNNNNNNNNNNNNNNNNNNNNNNNNNNNNNNNNNNNNNNNNNNNNNNNNNNNNNNNNNNNNNNNNNNNNNNNNNNNNNNNNNNNNNNNNNNNNNNNNNNNNNNNNNNNNNNNNNNNNNNNNNNNNNNNNNNNNNNNNNNNNNNNNNNNNNNNNNNNNNNNNNNNNNNNNNNNNNNNNNNNNNNNNNNNNNNNNNNNNNNNNNNNNNNNNNNNNNNNNNNNNNNNNNNNNNNNNNNNNNNNNNNNNNNNNNNNNNNNNNNNNNNNNNNNNNNNNNNNNNNNNNNNNNNNNNNNNNNNNNNNNNNNNNNNNNNNNNNNNNNNNNNNNNNNNNNNNNNNNNNNNNNNNNNNNNNNNNNNNNNNNNNNNNNNNNNNNNNNNNNNNNNNNNNNNNNNNNNNNNNNNNNNNNNNNNNNNNNNNNNNNNNNNNNNNNNNNNNNNNNNNNNNNNNNNNNNNNNNNNNNNNNNNNNNNNNNNNNNNNNNNNNNNNNNNNNNNNNNNNNNNNNNNNNNNNNNNNNNNNNNNNNNNNNNNNNNNNNNNNNNNNNNNNNNNNNNNNNNNNNNNNNNNNNNNNNNNNNNNNNNNNNNNNNNNNNNNNNNNNNNNNNNNNNNNNNNNNNNNNNNNNNNNNNNNNNNNNNNNNNNNNNNNNNNNNNNNNNNNNNNNNNNNNNNNNNNNNNNNNNNNNNNNNNNNNNNNNNNNNNNNNNNNNNNNNNNNNNNNNNNNNNNNNNNNNNNNNNNNNNNNNNNNNNNNNNNNNNNNNNNNNNNNNNNNNNNNNNNNNNNNNNNNNNNNNNNNNNNNNNNNNNNNNNNNNNNNNNNNNNNNNNNNNNNNNNNNNNNNNNNNNNNNNNNNNNNNNNNNNNNNNNNNNNNNNNNNNNNNNNNNNNNNNNNNNNNNNNNNNNNNNNNNNNNNNNNNNNNNNNNNNNNNNNNNNNNNNNNNNNNNNNNNNNNNNNNNNNNNNNNNNNNNNNNNNNNNNNNNNNNNNNNNNNNNNNNNNNNNNNNNNNNNNNNNNNNNNNNNNNNNNNNNNNNNNNNNNNNNNNNNNNNNNNNNNNNNNNNNNNNNNNNNNNNNNNNNNNNNNNNNNNNNNNNNNNNNNNNNNNNNNNNNNNNNNNNNNNNNNNNNNNNNNNNNNNNNNNNNNNNNNNNNNNNNNNNNNNNNNNNNNNNNNNNNNNNNNNNNNNNNNNNNNNNNNNNNNNNNNNNNNNNNNNNNNNNNNNNNNNNNNNNNNNNNNNNNNNNNNNNNNNNNNNNNNNNNNNNNNNNNNNNNNNNNNNNNNNNNNNNNNNNNNNNNNNNNNNNNNNNNNNNNNNNNNNNNNNNNNNNNNNNNNNNNNNNNNNNNNNNNNNNNNNNNNNNNNNNNNNNNNNNNNNNNNNNNNNNNNNNNNNNNNNNNNNNNNNNNNNNNNNNNNNNNNNNNNNNNNNNNNNNNNNNNNNNNNNNNNNNNNNNNNNNNNNNNNNNNNNNNNNNNNNNNNNNNNNNNNNNNNNNNNNNNNNNNNNNNNNNNNNNNNNNNNNNNNNNNNNNNNNNNNNNNNNNNNNNNNNNNNNNNNNNNNNNNNNNNNNNNNNNNNNNNNNNNNNNNNNNNNNNNNNNNNNNNNNNNNNNNNNNNNNNNNNNNNNNNNNNNNNNNNNNNNNNNNNNNNNNNNNNNNNNNNNNNNNNNNNNNNNNNNNNNNNNNNNNNNNNNNNNNNNNNNNNNNNNNNNNNNNNNNNNNNNNNNNNNNNNNNNNNNNNNNNNNNNNNNNNNNNNNNNNNNNNNNNNNNNNNNNNNNNNNNNNNNNNNNNNNNNNNNNNNNNNNNNNNNNNNNNNNNNNNNNNNNNNNNNNNNNNNNNNNNNNNNNNNNNNNNNNNNNNNNNNNNNNNNNNNNNNNNNNNNNNNNNNNNNNNNNNNNNNNNNNNNNNNNNNNNNNNNNNNNNNNNNNNNNNNNNNNNNNNNNNNNNNNNNNNNNNNNNNNNNNNNNNNNNNNNNNNNNNNNNNNNNNNNNNNNNNNNNNNNNNNNNNNNNNNNNNNNNNNNNNNNNNNNNNNNNNNNNNNNNNNNNNNNNNNNNNNNNNNNNNNNNNNNNNNNNNNNNNNNNNNNNNNNNNNNNNNNNNNNNNNNNNNNNNNNNNNNNNNNNNNNNNNNNNNNNNNNNNNNNNNNNNNNNNNNNNNNNNNNNNNNNNNNNNNNNNNNNNNNNNNNNNNNNNNNNNNNNNNNNNNNNNNNNNNNNNNNNNNNNNNNNNNNNNNNNNNNNNNNNNNNNNNNNNNNNNNNNNNNNNNNNNNNNNNNNNNNNNNNNNNNNNNNNNNNNNNNNNNNNNNNNNNNNNNNNNNNNNNNNNNNNNNNNNNNNNNNNNNNNNNNNNNNNNNNNNNNNNNNNNNNNNNNNNNNNNNNNNNNNNNNNNNNNNNNNNNNNNNNNNNNNNNNNNNNNNNNNNNNNNNNNNNNNNNNNNNNNNNNNNNNNNNNNNNNNNNNNNNNNNNNNNNNNNNNNNNNNNNNNNNNNNNNNNNNNNNNNNNNNNNNNNNNNNNNNNNNNNNNNNNNNNNNNNNNNNNNNNNNNNNNNNNNNNNNNNNNNNNNNNNNNNNNNNNNNNNNNNNNNNNNNNNNNNNNNNNNNNNNNNNNNNNNNNNNNNNNNNNNNNNNNNNNNNNNNNNNNNNNNNNNNNNNNNNNNNNNNNNNNNNNNNNNNNNNNNNNNNNNNNNNNNNNNNNNNNNNNNNNNNNNNNNNNNNNNNNNNNNNNNNNNNNNNNNNNNNNNNNNNNNNNNNNNNNNNNNNNNNNNNNNNNNNNNNNNNNNNNNNNNNNNNNNNNNNNNNNNNNNNNNNNNNNNNNNNNNNNNNNNNNNNNNNNNNNNNNNNNNNNNNNNNNNNNNNNNNNNNNNNNNNNNNNNNNNNNNNNNNNNNNNNNNNNNNNNNNNNNNNNNNNNNNNNNNNNNNNNNNNNNNNNNNNNNNNNNNNNNNNNNNNNNNNNNNNNNNNNNNNNNNNNNNNNNNNNNNNNNNNNNNNNNNNNNNNNNNNNNNNNNNNNNNNNNNNNNNNNNNNNNNNNNNNNNNNNNNNNNNNNNNNNNNNNNNNNNNNNNNNNNNNNNNNNNNNNNNNNNNNNNNNNNNNNNNNNNNNNNNNNNNNNNNNNNNNNNNNNNNNNNNNNNNNNNNNNNNNNNNNNNNNNNNNNNNNNNNNNNNNNNNNNNNNNNNNNNNNNNNNNNNNNNNNNNNNNNNNNNNNNNNNNNNCGGCagcggggggcggcagggggggCACGGGCACGGGTGGGGACACGGGGGGGAcacagggcgggggggggggggggcacggggacacctgggcagggacacatACATGGGCACACGGGGATCCATGGGGACACCTGGGCGTGGAGATGCACAGAGACATGGGGACACCCGGACATGGGGATGcgtggggacatggggatgcgtggggacatggggatgcGTGGGGCAGGGACACATACATGACCACACAGGGATCCATGGGGACACCCAGGGCATGGGGACACCTGGGGCAGGGACACACACATGACCACGCAGGGATCCACGGGGACACCCAGGGCATGGGGACACCTGGGGCAGGGACACATACATGACCACACAGGGATCCATGGGGACACCCAGGGCATGGGGACACCCCAGGCATGAGGATGTGTGCGGACCTGGGGACACCCAAGGCATGGAGacaccatgggcagggacacatACAGGCCCACACAGGGATCGATGGCGACACCCAGGGCATGGGGACACCCAGGGCATGGGGACACATACATGACCACACAGGGATCCACGGGGACACCCCAAGCATAGGGATGtatggggacatggggactcCTGGGGCATGGACACATACATGACACACAAGGATCCATGAGGACACACTGGGACACATGGACACATACACAACCATGCAGGGATCCACGGGGACACACTAGGATGGGGACACACAGGCACAGGGATGCACCAGACATGAATACACTTGGGGACACCCGGGGCATGAGGACACATGGCGATGGACACGTACACAGCCGTGCACGGCATAGGGACACAGTGGGCATGGGGATGCACCAGGCATGGGGACACCTGGGGACATGCGGGGCATGGACACACATAGCAGCATGCAGGGACCCATGGGGACACACTGGGCATGGGGACACCTGGGACACGCAGGGCATAGGGACATGTGGGGCACAAGGATGCAGCAGGCATTGGGGACACACGGGGCATGGACACACAAGCACGCACAGATCCACAGGGACACACAGAGCATGGGGAGACATGGGCCACAGGGATGCACCAGGCATGGAGACACTTGGGGACACGTGGGGCATGGACACACACAGAAGCACACAGGGATCCATGGGGACACACTGGGCATGGGGACACTTGGGACACACTGGGCACAGGGATGTACCAGGCATGGGGACACACAAGCACGCAGGGATCCATGGGGACACACTGGGCATGGGGACACTTGGGGCACAGGGATGCACCAGGCATGGGACACTGGGGCACTCCCAGGGCATTAGCACGTACAGGGACACCTGGGGCACACGGGGCACAGCGACACTGGGGACAGAGGGGCCACAGAGGGGCTCACCGGGTGTCCTCTGGCTCCGACAGCGGGTCCAGGGTGCTGGGCTTCTGTTCCATTCACCGCAATTCCATCAAGGAGCGCTCAGCACCGACCGAGTGGGCTCCGCCACCGGTGCCACGCGCGGGGGGGCCACGGCGGGGGGCTACGACGCGCGCCCCATGGCGCCCGCCTCAGTGCTCAGCTCCGCGCACCATCCCGGGCCGGATCCTGCCAAGACAAACCGCGCTGAGCACGGACccccg encodes the following:
- the LOC129734416 gene encoding keratin-associated protein 10-4-like, whose translation is MPGASLCPKCPHAQCVPMDPCVLVCPHAWYIPVPSVSQVSPCPVCPHGSLCASVCVHAPRVPKCLHAWCIPVAHVSPCSVCPCGSVRACVSMPRVSPMPAASLCPTCPYALRVPGVPMPSVSPWVPACCYVCPCPACPQVSPCLVHPHAHCVPMPCTAVYVSIAMCPHAPGVPKCIHVWCIPVPVCPHPSVSPWIPAWLCMCPCVPVCPHGSLCVMYVSMPQESPCPHTSLCLGCPRGSLCGHVCVPMPWVSPCPGCRHRSLCGPVCVPAHGVSMPWVSPGPHTSSCLGCPHALGVPMDPCVVMYVSLPQVSPCPGCPHALGVPMDPCVVMYVSLPHASPSSGPD